A genomic stretch from Edaphobacter aggregans includes:
- a CDS encoding GntR family transcriptional regulator has protein sequence MTHGTTIEIHRSTRDRIRLALLKRISEGTYLPGERLKELALANEFEVSQAPVREAFRELEALGVLVSEHYRGTRVREISTRETKDVYQLRGYLEEIAAQLIPLSKLQEEMGSIEAQQMIMRTAARSGDLDRFARANVQFHRSIVGLASNQILPKIWDSLEIGMRSRLNLQKNEDRLLSLAEIHQPIVDTLKLGDLKRTGVLLREHAFSFLDNLP, from the coding sequence ATGACGCACGGCACGACGATCGAGATACATCGGTCTACGCGTGATCGTATTCGATTAGCTCTGTTGAAAAGGATCTCCGAAGGCACATATCTACCCGGAGAGCGTCTCAAGGAGTTGGCCCTGGCGAATGAATTTGAGGTGAGTCAGGCACCTGTACGGGAGGCATTTCGCGAGTTGGAAGCGCTTGGTGTGCTGGTTTCAGAGCATTATCGCGGAACACGGGTCAGAGAGATATCAACACGAGAAACAAAGGACGTTTATCAACTGCGCGGATACCTGGAGGAGATCGCGGCACAACTCATTCCCTTGTCGAAGCTACAGGAAGAGATGGGTTCTATTGAGGCACAACAGATGATAATGCGGACGGCTGCACGAAGTGGTGACTTGGATCGCTTTGCCCGCGCCAATGTACAGTTTCATCGAAGTATCGTCGGCTTAGCGTCGAATCAAATCCTACCGAAGATCTGGGATTCTCTCGAGATCGGGATGCGGTCTCGGCTGAACTTACAGAAGAACGAAGACCGACTGCTCTCCCTAGCGGAGATTCATCAGCCTATTGTGGATACGTTGAAGCTGGGAGATTTGAAACGAACGGGAGTGCTGTTGCGGGAACACGCATTTTCCTTTTTAGACAACCTACCTTAG
- a CDS encoding sugar phosphate isomerase/epimerase family protein: MSSRRSFLKASLAAAAAGCVLGRGVAFGDGGGMTYGVQLYMLRRQAESDLVGVLREIHDAGFEQVELYPIAYNRSATELRRMVQDAGLGAVAGHFDYVGLEEKLDFAQQLGLKYFVCPMLPKDQWTSLEGFRKAAELFNRVGEGARSRGMEFVFHNHDYEFKPIDGSNGFRQLMDHTDPKLVKLELDMYWLTQAGQNPMEVLKSHPDRVRLVHMKDRIAGAPTTYDMDKHSENFTELGRGTIDWPALLAQARAQGIRYAFLDQDETSGPVVASIKVSRAYLRKLRV, from the coding sequence ATGAGCTCAAGACGTAGTTTTTTGAAGGCTTCGCTTGCTGCAGCGGCGGCGGGTTGTGTACTTGGCAGGGGCGTTGCATTCGGTGATGGTGGTGGCATGACGTACGGGGTGCAGCTCTACATGCTGCGGCGTCAGGCGGAGAGTGATCTCGTTGGTGTTCTGCGCGAGATTCACGACGCAGGATTTGAGCAGGTCGAACTCTACCCCATCGCATACAACCGGTCAGCAACAGAACTCCGGCGCATGGTGCAGGACGCGGGGCTTGGTGCGGTGGCAGGGCACTTCGACTATGTCGGTCTCGAAGAGAAGCTGGACTTCGCGCAACAACTCGGACTGAAGTATTTTGTGTGTCCAATGCTGCCGAAGGATCAATGGACCTCGCTCGAAGGCTTCCGGAAGGCCGCCGAGCTCTTCAACCGTGTGGGCGAGGGAGCGCGGTCGCGCGGCATGGAGTTTGTCTTCCATAACCACGACTATGAGTTTAAGCCAATTGATGGCAGCAATGGCTTCCGTCAATTGATGGACCATACAGATCCCAAGCTGGTAAAGCTAGAGCTGGATATGTACTGGCTGACGCAGGCCGGACAGAATCCGATGGAGGTGCTGAAGAGCCATCCTGACCGTGTGCGCCTGGTGCACATGAAGGACCGGATTGCAGGTGCACCGACGACCTACGACATGGATAAACACTCAGAGAACTTCACGGAGTTGGGACGAGGCACGATCGATTGGCCGGCGCTGCTGGCACAAGCCCGCGCGCAGGGGATTCGATATGCCTTTCTCGATCAGGACGAGACCAGTGGTCCGGTAGTGGCGAGCATCAAGGTCAGCCGTGCCTATCTTCGCAAGCTTCGGGTGTAA
- a CDS encoding VOC family protein — protein sequence MKRTLLLGCVIATSAFMLAQEAKRPAITGIAFARFYTTDPTGAEKFYGNTLGFQRHEVGGEWLYPVNRSQWIEVVPSAPPKENVRMAAVAFTTRDAAGLERYLSAHGIKAEIPLKAGKFGVRDPEGNLVIFVQSGSDKLVANAPSSPNATSGRIIHVGFIVRDREKENAFWQGVLGFKPYWHGGRNEQSTDWVSLQVPEGTDWLEYMLNADPSPSLRQAGVMDHFSLGVVHMSDAVAALQRNKCEGPNCTKTQDGRDGKVQLNLFDPDLTRVEYMEFTPSKEPCCSPFTGKHPSAEEDK from the coding sequence ATGAAACGAACCTTGTTGCTTGGGTGTGTCATTGCTACTTCCGCTTTTATGTTGGCGCAGGAGGCAAAGCGTCCAGCAATCACTGGAATCGCGTTTGCACGCTTCTATACGACAGATCCAACCGGAGCCGAGAAATTCTACGGGAATACGTTGGGCTTTCAGCGACATGAGGTGGGCGGCGAGTGGCTCTACCCTGTGAATCGTTCGCAATGGATCGAAGTGGTGCCATCTGCGCCTCCCAAGGAGAATGTCCGCATGGCCGCGGTCGCGTTCACTACGCGCGATGCAGCCGGACTGGAGCGTTACCTGTCGGCGCATGGCATCAAGGCGGAGATACCATTGAAGGCTGGAAAGTTCGGTGTGCGGGATCCCGAGGGCAATCTGGTTATCTTCGTGCAGAGCGGTTCCGATAAACTGGTAGCGAACGCACCGTCTTCACCAAACGCGACCAGCGGGCGCATCATCCACGTTGGCTTTATCGTACGGGATCGCGAGAAAGAGAATGCCTTCTGGCAGGGGGTGTTGGGCTTCAAGCCGTACTGGCATGGCGGGCGGAATGAGCAAAGCACAGATTGGGTCAGCCTGCAGGTGCCTGAGGGCACGGATTGGCTGGAATATATGCTGAACGCGGATCCGTCACCTAGTCTGCGGCAAGCTGGTGTGATGGATCATTTCTCGCTCGGTGTAGTGCACATGAGCGATGCTGTCGCCGCGCTGCAACGGAACAAATGTGAGGGACCAAATTGCACGAAGACCCAGGACGGACGCGACGGCAAAGTGCAGCTCAATCTCTTCGATCCTGACCTTACGCGGGTGGAGTACATGGAATTCACACCATCGAAGGAACCATGCTGCTCACCGTTTACGGGCAAGCATCCCAGCGCTGAAGAAGACAAATAA
- a CDS encoding Gfo/Idh/MocA family protein: protein MALEPIAMWGAGRAVAPSDTVRFAAIGTGIRGCELLRASLLVPGVECVAACDLYDGHQYAAREAIQKNVDVTRNYKEILDRKDVDVVIVAVTDHQHHRVVVDACAAGKDVYCEKPMSHNVEDGFAMVEAAQKGSRIVQVGSQRVSSVLYVKAKEIYDSGRLGDVYYIQAYWDRNSSGGSWQYPIPPDASEKTIDWTAFLADAPKRPFDAARFFRWRCFQDYGEGLGGDLFVHLISGIHFITGTNTVPSRAQSTGGLYRWKDGRDFPDLLETQYDYPKFKVSIRCNQNNEGGEFIGFYGTKGTLIIRGSTLTYRPQDTREQPQSYAVMGWPAEMRNEYMAKWKAEHPQQMPLNYKVDDSVEEYTTPPQYSDVADHEANFFQAVRTRKPTVENEVFGNNAAIGCHLANYAYFNKTIAAWDASAKKIRG, encoded by the coding sequence ATGGCACTGGAGCCTATTGCCATGTGGGGCGCAGGCCGTGCGGTCGCACCCAGTGACACAGTGCGCTTTGCCGCAATCGGTACGGGTATACGTGGCTGCGAATTGCTCAGAGCATCGCTGCTTGTTCCAGGGGTTGAGTGCGTGGCTGCCTGCGATCTTTATGACGGCCATCAGTATGCTGCCAGAGAAGCTATTCAGAAAAATGTCGATGTCACGCGCAATTACAAAGAGATCCTCGACCGCAAGGATGTTGATGTCGTCATTGTGGCGGTCACTGATCACCAGCATCACAGAGTTGTCGTGGATGCCTGTGCTGCCGGTAAGGATGTCTATTGCGAAAAGCCGATGTCTCATAATGTCGAGGATGGTTTCGCGATGGTTGAAGCTGCACAGAAGGGAAGCCGCATAGTGCAGGTCGGGAGTCAGCGGGTTAGTTCCGTTTTATATGTCAAGGCCAAAGAGATCTATGACTCGGGCAGGCTTGGAGACGTCTATTACATCCAGGCCTACTGGGACAGAAATTCATCCGGAGGCTCCTGGCAATATCCCATTCCACCCGATGCGAGCGAAAAGACGATTGATTGGACGGCCTTCCTTGCTGACGCGCCGAAGCGGCCCTTCGATGCGGCTCGTTTCTTCCGATGGCGCTGCTTCCAGGACTACGGCGAAGGTTTGGGTGGAGATTTGTTTGTCCATCTCATCTCTGGGATCCACTTCATCACAGGCACGAATACGGTGCCCAGCAGGGCCCAATCGACGGGCGGTCTGTATCGCTGGAAGGATGGCCGGGATTTTCCTGATCTGTTGGAGACTCAGTATGACTATCCGAAGTTCAAGGTCTCGATTCGTTGCAATCAGAACAACGAGGGTGGAGAGTTTATCGGATTCTATGGCACCAAGGGCACGTTGATCATCAGAGGCTCGACGCTGACATACAGACCCCAGGATACGCGCGAACAGCCACAGAGCTATGCAGTTATGGGTTGGCCTGCAGAGATGCGGAACGAGTATATGGCGAAATGGAAGGCAGAGCATCCGCAGCAAATGCCGCTCAACTACAAGGTGGATGATTCTGTAGAAGAGTACACGACACCGCCCCAATACAGCGATGTTGCAGATCACGAGGCCAACTTCTTTCAGGCGGTGAGGACACGGAAACCGACGGTAGAAAACGAGGTGTTCGGAAACAACGCGGCTATCGGTTGCCACCTTGCCAACTACGCTTACTTCAACAAGACGATTGCGGCCTGGGATGCGAGTGCGAAAAAGATTAGAGGGTGA
- a CDS encoding ThuA domain-containing protein → MPPPPHGKQIHLKHVLVIGQTKGFEHDSVSPAMAAIYTMGKDSGLWDTTMRTDTELLTKKELTKNAKNLNYFDALIFASTTGELDMDPSQKQDMMSFIKEDGKGFVGIHAALDTNYTWAEYGEMIGGWFDQHPWMTFNAPIINEDPNFPAVRHLPKEFVKYDEIYQPKDWSRDKVDVLLSLDPTKLDYTNNPRIHRNDHDFPVAWSKPYGKGRVFYSTLGHTEESWEDPDIRKMYFEAIKWTLGMTEGNTSSHPRPATSTQSH, encoded by the coding sequence GTGCCGCCCCCGCCGCATGGTAAGCAGATCCACTTGAAGCACGTTCTCGTGATTGGTCAGACAAAGGGGTTTGAGCACGATTCCGTCTCGCCCGCGATGGCCGCCATCTACACCATGGGTAAAGATAGCGGACTATGGGACACAACGATGCGGACCGACACTGAACTGCTCACAAAAAAAGAACTCACAAAAAATGCTAAAAACCTGAACTACTTTGACGCTTTGATCTTCGCAAGCACGACGGGTGAATTGGATATGGATCCAAGCCAGAAGCAGGACATGATGTCCTTCATCAAGGAAGACGGAAAGGGCTTCGTCGGTATCCATGCGGCACTTGATACGAACTACACATGGGCAGAGTACGGAGAGATGATTGGCGGGTGGTTTGATCAGCATCCATGGATGACATTCAATGCACCGATCATCAACGAAGATCCGAACTTTCCTGCTGTACGTCACCTTCCAAAGGAATTCGTAAAATACGACGAAATCTATCAGCCCAAGGACTGGTCACGAGACAAGGTCGACGTTTTACTCAGCCTAGATCCGACAAAGCTCGACTATACGAATAACCCGCGCATTCACCGAAATGATCATGACTTCCCTGTGGCTTGGAGCAAGCCCTACGGCAAAGGTCGCGTCTTCTACTCAACACTCGGCCACACGGAAGAGTCCTGGGAAGACCCAGACATCCGGAAGATGTATTTCGAAGCGATCAAATGGACGCTCGGCATGACAGAAGGAAACACGTCATCTCATCCGCGGCCGGCGACGTCCACGCAAAGCCACTAA
- a CDS encoding Gfo/Idh/MocA family protein, which translates to MKKTGMGLIGPGFVAAHHIDAVRRLGDVDVVAVAGSSQESANKKAKEYKVDRAYGDFHTLIADPDIQVIHNTTPNYLHLPVTMAALQAGKHVISDKPLAMNPEEGRKLRNAAVAAKVGNVVTFNYRGNPLVQQARGMIARGETEGLSFIHGHYLQDWMTDPNVYSWRSDPAKGGVSSALGDIGSHWCDLAEHVSGLKIDSVLADLTTVIPIRYSSGASAEAFSKESTGERTPVRVQSEDLASVLLRFENGTKGCFSVGQVLPGHKNDLQLELNGRAFSLKWKQEEQNELWIGRHNQPNGVMMKDPSLVSPDALRYIHLPGGHQESWADAFFNLIRDAYEWICEGAPPDAKPTMLPTFEDGYRSTCLIDAMLKSHAAGGVWEKVKHISVGE; encoded by the coding sequence ATGAAGAAAACTGGTATGGGCCTGATAGGCCCCGGATTCGTGGCAGCTCATCATATTGACGCAGTCCGGCGACTGGGCGATGTGGACGTAGTCGCCGTCGCAGGTTCGTCACAGGAGTCGGCCAACAAAAAGGCAAAAGAGTACAAAGTCGACCGCGCGTACGGCGACTTCCATACACTGATCGCTGACCCCGACATACAAGTGATCCACAACACAACGCCGAACTACCTGCATCTCCCTGTAACAATGGCTGCGCTCCAAGCCGGCAAACATGTCATCTCTGACAAACCGCTGGCAATGAACCCGGAGGAAGGACGCAAACTCCGCAATGCCGCCGTTGCCGCGAAGGTGGGGAACGTTGTCACCTTCAACTATCGCGGGAACCCACTGGTCCAGCAGGCACGCGGCATGATCGCAAGAGGCGAAACAGAAGGCCTGAGCTTTATACACGGCCACTATCTGCAGGACTGGATGACTGACCCGAACGTCTATTCCTGGAGATCTGATCCTGCAAAGGGCGGCGTGAGTTCCGCTCTGGGCGACATCGGTTCTCACTGGTGCGATCTCGCAGAGCATGTATCTGGATTGAAGATCGACTCTGTGCTGGCTGATCTCACAACCGTCATCCCGATTCGCTACTCCTCCGGAGCTTCCGCTGAAGCATTTTCAAAGGAGAGTACTGGGGAGCGCACGCCTGTGCGGGTGCAATCGGAGGATCTAGCCAGCGTACTGCTCCGATTTGAGAATGGCACGAAGGGATGCTTCTCGGTAGGGCAGGTTCTACCCGGCCACAAGAACGATTTGCAACTCGAGCTGAACGGACGGGCCTTCTCCCTGAAGTGGAAGCAGGAGGAGCAGAATGAGCTTTGGATTGGCCGACATAATCAGCCAAATGGGGTAATGATGAAGGACCCTTCTCTGGTGTCGCCTGATGCGCTCCGTTACATTCATCTGCCTGGCGGACACCAAGAATCCTGGGCGGATGCATTTTTCAATTTGATCCGAGATGCGTATGAATGGATCTGCGAAGGAGCACCACCCGATGCAAAGCCCACAATGCTCCCTACCTTTGAGGATGGCTACCGTTCCACATGCCTTATAGACGCAATGCTGAAAAGTCACGCTGCGGGCGGTGTATGGGAGAAAGTAAAGCATATATCGGTGGGTGAGTAG
- a CDS encoding sugar phosphate isomerase/epimerase family protein, with translation MKLGVFTPLLSQLSLENVLVKLQSLQVSTVELATGNYPGNAHCKLSMLEDAVALKDFRRQLEDNGTSISALSCHGNPLHPDPVQAKQAQEVNRQTILLAEELGVPVVVDFSGCPGDSPGAKAPNWVTCPWPPEYLDVLAWQWDEVVAPYWAKRAEFAAQHGVKIAIEMHPGFVVYSPETMLRLRAIAGPSIGCNYDPSHMFWQGIDPIAAIRILGDAIFHVHAKDTQLYPTNMPRTGVLDTKPYTDERNRGWIFRTCGYGHGAAWWKEFVSTLRMFGYDNVLSIEHEDSLLSPEEGLRKAVQFLNEVVIKEEPASAWWV, from the coding sequence ATGAAACTGGGAGTATTTACGCCACTACTGTCGCAGCTGTCATTGGAGAACGTACTTGTGAAGCTGCAATCCCTCCAGGTCAGCACCGTAGAACTAGCGACGGGAAACTATCCGGGTAACGCGCACTGCAAGTTATCGATGCTGGAAGATGCGGTCGCACTGAAAGACTTCAGGCGCCAGTTGGAGGATAACGGCACAAGCATCAGCGCTCTCAGCTGTCATGGAAATCCCCTACATCCGGATCCAGTCCAGGCAAAGCAAGCGCAGGAAGTGAATCGCCAGACAATTCTGCTAGCGGAGGAACTGGGCGTGCCAGTCGTGGTCGATTTCTCCGGCTGCCCCGGTGATTCACCAGGTGCCAAAGCACCCAACTGGGTAACCTGCCCGTGGCCACCGGAGTATCTCGATGTACTGGCGTGGCAATGGGATGAAGTAGTGGCGCCATACTGGGCAAAGCGCGCAGAGTTCGCCGCGCAACACGGAGTCAAGATTGCCATTGAGATGCACCCCGGATTTGTAGTCTATAGCCCTGAAACCATGCTTCGCCTCCGCGCAATTGCAGGCCCATCGATAGGCTGCAACTACGATCCGAGCCATATGTTCTGGCAAGGCATAGATCCAATCGCGGCAATACGAATTCTAGGCGACGCGATCTTCCACGTTCATGCAAAGGACACACAACTCTACCCAACAAACATGCCGCGCACAGGTGTTCTCGACACCAAGCCTTACACAGATGAACGGAACCGTGGATGGATATTCCGCACCTGTGGTTACGGACATGGCGCAGCATGGTGGAAAGAGTTCGTATCCACGCTAAGGATGTTTGGCTATGACAATGTGCTCTCCATTGAACATGAAGACAGCCTGCTGTCTCCAGAAGAAGGTCTTCGAAAGGCCGTCCAGTTTTTGAACGAGGTCGTTATCAAAGAGGAGCCTGCATCCGCATGGTGGGTATAA
- a CDS encoding multicopper oxidase family protein, with translation MNRRSFITSTGALLASRSLHALPIQKKQREAIPVGKADHSLRIEPCTLEIGPGVTIKTLAYNRQVPGPLLRLRTGVPVTIDVFNASPNADLVHWHGLAIDSLNDGAMEEGSPMIPAGSMYRYTFTPKPAGTRWYHTHASAYEDLSAGTYSGQFGFLLVEGKEQPAQYDQEINLAIHHWEPSFVPMVQMMREHSSNMPLTAGSDVGYKYATINSHMLGTGEPIRVKQGQRVLMRLLNASATENVVLALPGHSFRIIAMDGNPVPNPRPVELLSLAVAERIDAIVEMDAPGIWVLGSILEKERQMGLGIVVEYAERTGSPVWKDPPADEWDYTQFANVVEAPKPDETFVLTFRDSGPLHGSKFDTWTINNKSWPDIEPLTVQQGKRYRMVFRNGSGDQHPIHLHRHTFEVTRIGSKQMSGLMKDVINVMPLDTVEVDFVANNPGDTLLHCHQQLHMDFGFMQLIKYSG, from the coding sequence ATGAATCGTAGAAGCTTCATCACATCGACAGGCGCACTGCTTGCCAGCAGATCGCTCCATGCACTTCCGATACAGAAAAAGCAGAGAGAAGCCATTCCTGTTGGAAAAGCCGATCATAGCCTCCGTATCGAACCTTGCACCCTCGAGATTGGCCCAGGTGTAACGATCAAAACCCTTGCCTATAACAGGCAGGTCCCTGGGCCGCTATTACGATTACGCACAGGTGTGCCAGTAACGATCGATGTTTTCAATGCCAGTCCAAATGCCGACCTGGTGCACTGGCACGGCCTGGCGATCGATTCGCTAAACGATGGCGCAATGGAAGAAGGCTCGCCGATGATTCCAGCCGGCAGCATGTATCGATATACCTTCACTCCAAAGCCCGCCGGTACCCGCTGGTATCACACCCATGCCTCGGCTTATGAAGATCTTTCTGCCGGTACCTACAGCGGGCAGTTCGGGTTCCTTCTTGTGGAAGGCAAGGAACAGCCTGCTCAGTATGATCAGGAGATCAACTTGGCAATTCACCACTGGGAACCCTCATTCGTTCCAATGGTGCAGATGATGCGCGAACATTCGTCCAACATGCCACTAACCGCCGGCTCCGACGTCGGATACAAGTACGCGACAATCAACTCGCACATGCTGGGTACCGGAGAACCGATACGTGTCAAGCAAGGTCAGCGTGTTTTGATGCGGTTGCTGAACGCCAGTGCGACCGAGAATGTAGTCCTCGCGCTTCCGGGCCACAGCTTCAGGATCATCGCCATGGATGGGAACCCTGTCCCAAATCCCAGGCCGGTTGAGTTGCTTTCGCTGGCCGTCGCAGAGCGTATCGATGCAATTGTCGAGATGGACGCTCCCGGCATATGGGTGCTCGGTTCTATCCTCGAGAAGGAACGTCAGATGGGCCTTGGCATTGTCGTCGAATACGCAGAAAGGACAGGCTCACCGGTGTGGAAAGACCCACCAGCAGACGAGTGGGACTACACTCAGTTTGCCAATGTAGTGGAGGCCCCGAAACCGGATGAGACGTTCGTCCTGACATTTCGCGATAGCGGCCCGCTACATGGCTCCAAATTCGACACTTGGACCATCAACAACAAGTCCTGGCCCGACATCGAGCCATTGACAGTGCAACAAGGCAAGCGTTATCGGATGGTCTTTCGTAATGGCAGCGGAGACCAGCATCCAATTCATTTGCACCGTCACACCTTTGAGGTAACTCGTATCGGTAGCAAGCAGATGAGCGGACTGATGAAGGACGTCATCAATGTCATGCCTCTGGATACAGTCGAAGTTGACTTCGTCGCAAATAATCCTGGCGACACACTTCTGCATTGTCATCAACAGCTGCACATGGATTTTGGATTTATGCAGCTCATTAAATATTCAGGATAG
- a CDS encoding hydroxypyruvate isomerase family protein has translation MTATLATGAFSPIVLKAQPQNIGKVGPQFSVMMWTLRDHGSFEENLERVAQARYHHVELVNEFKKWSEEDTRRILARMQALGISVDAMAGMTAGFADPSGGDAFLSELKGLLPVAQRLQAGQIILLSGKRIEGVSREDQHAASVVTLKRAAELLRAAGIVGVIEPIDRLENPSIYLDGVNEAFDIVRAVDSPNIKVLYDLYHEQRESGNLIEKLDKNIAEVGLIHIADVPGRHEPGTGEVNYANIYRKLAQLNYKGVIAMEFYPTGDVVETLRRAREEALVS, from the coding sequence ATGACGGCAACTCTGGCGACGGGCGCATTCTCCCCAATTGTGTTGAAGGCGCAGCCACAAAACATTGGCAAGGTAGGGCCGCAGTTCTCGGTCATGATGTGGACGCTGAGGGATCATGGCAGCTTTGAGGAAAACCTGGAGCGGGTTGCGCAGGCCCGCTACCACCATGTGGAGTTGGTGAACGAGTTCAAGAAATGGTCGGAAGAGGACACTCGCCGTATCCTTGCGCGAATGCAGGCGCTGGGCATCTCTGTGGATGCTATGGCGGGTATGACGGCGGGGTTTGCAGATCCCTCGGGAGGCGATGCTTTCCTCTCTGAGCTAAAAGGATTACTACCGGTGGCGCAGCGATTGCAAGCTGGCCAGATCATTTTGCTTTCGGGGAAGCGGATTGAGGGGGTATCCCGAGAGGATCAGCATGCTGCTTCGGTCGTCACGCTGAAGCGTGCTGCGGAACTGTTGCGTGCAGCGGGTATTGTGGGCGTGATTGAACCGATCGACCGGTTGGAGAACCCTTCGATCTATCTGGATGGTGTGAATGAGGCATTCGATATTGTTCGTGCGGTGGACAGTCCGAACATCAAGGTACTGTATGACCTGTATCACGAGCAGCGTGAGTCCGGTAACCTTATCGAGAAGCTGGACAAGAACATTGCTGAAGTTGGGCTGATTCATATTGCGGATGTTCCTGGGCGGCATGAACCCGGCACCGGCGAGGTGAATTACGCCAATATCTATCGGAAGCTTGCGCAACTGAACTACAAGGGCGTGATCGCCATGGAGTTCTATCCAACGGGCGATGTTGTTGAGACGCTCCGCCGCGCGCGTGAAGAGGCGTTGGTCTCGTAA
- a CDS encoding pyridoxal phosphate-dependent aminotransferase produces MPIANSQLHVSDISPLIVQSEIRAMSVECDRVGGINLAQGVCDTDLPDFVADAAIKAIQQGHNIYTRLDGIESLRQAIAAKLERYNGISADPDSEVLVTSGATGALYAASLALLNPGDEVILFEPFYGYHVNTLLSLRVQPIPVSLTAPDWKLDLDALRSAITSRTRAIIVNTPCNPSGKVFHLDELRAIADLAIQHDLFVFTDEIYEYFLFDGTRHISMATLPGMAERTITISGLSKTFSITGWRIGYLTASRQWIPSIGYFHDLTYVCSPSPFQHGAAAGLVELPDSFYAELSTEYQQKRDQLCSALADAGLAPSIPEGAYYVLADASRVPGETAHKKARHLLAATGVAAVAGSAFFTQGRGENILRFCFGKKPEDLDRACAALRSL; encoded by the coding sequence ATGCCGATTGCCAACAGTCAACTCCACGTCAGTGATATTTCGCCGCTTATTGTTCAGTCTGAGATTCGTGCCATGTCGGTCGAATGCGATCGTGTCGGCGGCATCAATCTCGCGCAGGGAGTATGCGATACCGATCTGCCTGATTTCGTAGCGGATGCGGCGATCAAGGCCATCCAGCAGGGCCACAACATCTACACGCGGCTGGACGGTATTGAGTCGCTGCGACAGGCAATCGCGGCTAAACTCGAGCGATACAACGGCATCTCTGCCGACCCTGATTCCGAGGTGCTGGTGACCTCGGGAGCCACGGGGGCGTTGTATGCTGCCAGTCTTGCGCTGCTGAATCCAGGCGACGAGGTCATCCTCTTCGAGCCGTTCTACGGTTATCACGTCAATACACTGCTCTCGCTCCGGGTGCAGCCTATCCCGGTCTCGCTTACGGCACCTGACTGGAAGCTTGACCTCGATGCTCTGCGCAGTGCGATCACGTCCCGTACCCGCGCTATCATCGTCAATACACCGTGCAATCCGTCGGGTAAGGTCTTTCATCTTGATGAGCTGCGGGCTATTGCCGACCTGGCTATCCAGCATGACCTGTTTGTGTTCACCGATGAGATTTATGAATATTTCCTCTTCGATGGCACTCGCCATATCAGCATGGCGACGCTGCCTGGGATGGCTGAGCGGACGATTACGATTTCAGGCCTCTCGAAGACATTCAGCATTACAGGTTGGCGAATCGGCTATCTTACGGCTAGCAGGCAGTGGATTCCGTCGATCGGCTACTTTCACGACCTAACCTACGTTTGCAGTCCTTCGCCATTTCAGCATGGTGCGGCTGCGGGTTTGGTCGAACTTCCCGATTCGTTCTATGCTGAGCTTTCTACGGAGTACCAGCAGAAACGTGACCAGTTGTGCAGTGCGCTCGCGGATGCTGGTCTGGCGCCTTCTATTCCTGAAGGAGCTTATTACGTGCTGGCCGACGCCTCGCGTGTTCCCGGTGAAACAGCACACAAGAAAGCCCGTCATCTGCTCGCAGCTACAGGCGTAGCTGCGGTGGCTGGATCTGCGTTCTTTACACAGGGCAGGGGAGAGAACATCCTTCGATTCTGCTTTGGGAAGAAGCCGGAAGATTTGGATCGAGCCTGTGCAGCCTTGCGAAGTCTCTAG